The window TGCGGGCAGCGTCTTTCTGGGCCGGAACACGCCCGAAGCTATCGGCGATTACGTTGCCGGACCGAACCATGTATTACCAACCGGACGGCGCGCCCGTTTCGCCAGCGGACTGTCGGTACTGGACTTCATGAAACGCACCAGCTTCATCTCGGTGAGCGACGAAGGGCTTGCCGCCATCGGACCCGCCGCCGTCACCCTCGCTCGCGCCGAAGGGCTTCCTGCCCATGCCAAATCCGTGGAGTTGCGGCTGAAATGAATTCCCCAAAACGTTCCCAGGCCCGCTCTGCCGCGCGCCTTGCTGCCGTACAGGCGCTGTACCAATTACATATGGAAGGCACCGCCATGACGCGGTTGCTCGATGAATTTCATCAGCACCGCCTGGGCCGCGAGATCGAGGATGGCGAACATTACGCCGATGCCGAAGTGGAGTTTTTCGACGATCTGGTGACGGGCGTTGCAGCGCGGCGCGAAGAAATCGACGCTGCCCTGACCGCGAAGCTGGCGGGCGGCTGGACCCTCGCCCGGATGGACAAGACCATGCTGCAGGTCCTGCGCGCCGGAGCCTACGAACTGATGGCCCGCGCAGACGTACCTTTGGGCACCGCCATCAGCGAGTACGTGGATGTCGCCAAAGCCTTTTTCGACGACCGCGAAGCGAAGTTTGTCAACGGCATCCTCGATGCGGTAGCAAAGGAAGCACGCAAACCAGATTAATGCGCGGTTCATCTACCGACATGTCTTAATCTTGAAAACATGGGAGAATTGACATGCGCCGGACTTCTTTGATCGCTTTTGCAACAGTTGGAATAATGATTGTTCCTGCCGCAACGGTTTCCGCGCAGGGTGTCGATACCCCCGGTGATGCCTTCCGCTCCGGCCCGGCCAGTGCGTTTGCCAGCCGTCCGGCGGACGCACTTGCTTATGGCGGGACATGGGGCAGCAAGGCAGGCGCCGAATTTGATCGCGAGTGGACAAACTACAAAGCCCTGCAGCGAAGCCGCGACGCTACAGCCATCGCGCAGTTCCTGGTGGAAAAGGCGAAGGATGGCCGCGTCTGGGCCATGCGCGAGGCTGGCGCGTTTTATGCCGGACGCTTTGGCTTGGCCAACCATCCGGACAAGGCGCTGTACTGGTTCCATCAGGCCGCTATCAACGGTGACGAACAGGCTGCTGCAGTTGTCGGCACCGCATTCGCCCGCGGTATTGTGGTCGAACAGGATGAGCAGCTCGCGCGGTTCTGGTTGCAACGCGCTATCGACGGCGATGACCGCAAGACCCGCCTTGATGCCGCGAAAGTGCTGGCTTCGCTCTAAACGGTCAAACCCGCGTGAACAGTATTGGCGGCCCTTGCCGCGTCGGGTAGATGGCGGCGCATGCCGTCCTTCGACGAACGTACATTTATCGCTGCGCTGCGCGGCATTGCGAACCATCCGGCCGCGCGCGGGCTGGGTGATGATGCCGCTGCGCTGGAGTTTGGCGGCGAGACGCTGATCCTGACGCATGACGTGATGGTGGAAGGGGTGCACTATCTCGCTTCGCAGGACATGGCCGATGTCGCGTGGAAGCTGGTGGCGACCAACCTGTCCGATCTCGCTGCGATGGGCGCGCAACCCATGGGCGTGTTGCTCGGCCATATGCTGGGGCGGGACGATGCGGCGTTCATCGAGGGATTGCGGCAAGCGCTCACGGTGTTCGGTGTTGCACTCCTTGGCGGCGATACGGTCGGGTCCGGAAACGAAAACACCCCGCGCGCGCACGGGCTGACCGCTATCGGACGCGCAACCCATACACCTGCCCCCTCGCGCAGCGGCGCGCAGATAGGCGACATCATCTGGCTGTCCGGCCCGGTGGGTGCGGCGATGATGGGTTTCGAAGCAGTCCGTGACGCGACGGGCGAACCGAGCGGCGCTTTCCGCCGGCCCGTTCCGCTGCTTGACGAAGGCCGTGCGCTTGCCCCCCATGTCACCGCCATGATGGACGTTTCTGACGGGCTGCTGCTGGACGCCACACGGCTGGCGGAAGCGAGCGGCGTAACCCTCTCGCTCGACCGGATGGCGGTGCCCCTAAGCGCGCCCGAGGCTCGGCGGGACGATGCCTTGCGCTGGGGCGATGATTACCAACTGCTTGTGACAATTCCCCGAGGCGTCGAGCCTCCCATACCGATGCACGCCATCGGCACGGTCGTCGCCGCATCCGATGTGCCGCTCTTGCTTGATGGCCAGCCCCCTGCCCTTGGAACGTCGCTCGGCTACGAGCATGGGACATAGCGCGCCGACAT of the Alteripontixanthobacter maritimus genome contains:
- the nusB gene encoding transcription antitermination factor NusB, whose amino-acid sequence is MNSPKRSQARSAARLAAVQALYQLHMEGTAMTRLLDEFHQHRLGREIEDGEHYADAEVEFFDDLVTGVAARREEIDAALTAKLAGGWTLARMDKTMLQVLRAGAYELMARADVPLGTAISEYVDVAKAFFDDREAKFVNGILDAVAKEARKPD
- the thiL gene encoding thiamine-phosphate kinase is translated as MPSFDERTFIAALRGIANHPAARGLGDDAAALEFGGETLILTHDVMVEGVHYLASQDMADVAWKLVATNLSDLAAMGAQPMGVLLGHMLGRDDAAFIEGLRQALTVFGVALLGGDTVGSGNENTPRAHGLTAIGRATHTPAPSRSGAQIGDIIWLSGPVGAAMMGFEAVRDATGEPSGAFRRPVPLLDEGRALAPHVTAMMDVSDGLLLDATRLAEASGVTLSLDRMAVPLSAPEARRDDALRWGDDYQLLVTIPRGVEPPIPMHAIGTVVAASDVPLLLDGQPPALGTSLGYEHGT
- a CDS encoding SEL1-like repeat protein, which gives rise to MIVPAATVSAQGVDTPGDAFRSGPASAFASRPADALAYGGTWGSKAGAEFDREWTNYKALQRSRDATAIAQFLVEKAKDGRVWAMREAGAFYAGRFGLANHPDKALYWFHQAAINGDEQAAAVVGTAFARGIVVEQDEQLARFWLQRAIDGDDRKTRLDAAKVLASL